In the genome of Staphylococcus durrellii, one region contains:
- a CDS encoding globin domain-containing protein: protein MLTENEIQTIRDTVPLLKEHGQTITSKFYDRLFIEHPELKNVFNQTNQKKGLQSSALAMAVLAAAEHIDDLSPIVPVIMPVVYKHCALQVLPEHYPIVGENLLWAIKEVTGLTDDSEVIQTWGKAYQEIADAFIGLEKQVYEQMAWSGFKPFKVTNISQETSNIKSFTVQSDDIDLSQFTPGQYITVDIDSPKLPYKAKRHYSIVDGGKDYLTFGVRRDVTEDHEGEVSTILHDDIEIGDTISLSAPVGGFGIVNSENKQLFLGSGVGVTPLVSMFRQAVSEHTRSTFVQVTSDSDNVAFEEMLKTIEQQDDNSNLELHYRDTDGYLTSENLQQLIDNDTEIYVCGGQSFINSMIVNLKTLNVAESKVHFETFVPRLSFTV from the coding sequence ATGTTAACAGAAAATGAAATACAAACTATTAGAGATACGGTGCCATTATTGAAAGAACACGGTCAAACAATCACCTCTAAATTCTATGATAGATTGTTTATTGAACATCCTGAGTTAAAAAATGTATTTAACCAAACAAATCAAAAGAAAGGTTTACAATCATCAGCTTTGGCTATGGCTGTACTAGCTGCTGCAGAACACATTGATGATTTATCTCCAATCGTACCTGTAATTATGCCAGTAGTTTACAAACACTGTGCTTTACAAGTACTTCCAGAACACTATCCTATCGTTGGTGAAAATTTATTATGGGCTATTAAAGAAGTTACTGGTTTAACTGATGACAGTGAAGTTATCCAAACTTGGGGAAAAGCCTATCAAGAGATAGCTGATGCATTCATAGGATTAGAAAAACAAGTATATGAACAAATGGCCTGGTCAGGATTCAAACCATTTAAAGTCACTAATATTAGCCAAGAAACTAGTAACATTAAATCATTTACGGTACAATCTGATGACATTGACTTAAGCCAATTCACACCAGGTCAATATATCACCGTGGACATCGATAGTCCGAAATTGCCTTATAAAGCTAAAAGACACTATTCAATCGTCGATGGTGGTAAAGATTATTTAACATTTGGTGTGCGTAGAGACGTTACCGAAGACCATGAAGGCGAAGTATCAACAATTCTTCACGACGACATCGAAATAGGAGACACTATTTCGCTTTCAGCACCCGTTGGTGGCTTCGGCATAGTGAATAGCGAAAACAAGCAATTATTCTTAGGCTCTGGGGTAGGTGTAACGCCATTAGTATCTATGTTTAGACAAGCAGTTTCTGAGCATACACGTTCAACTTTCGTTCAAGTAACTTCTGATAGTGACAACGTAGCATTTGAAGAAATGTTAAAAACAATTGAACAACAAGATGATAACAGCAACTTAGAATTACACTATCGCGACACAGATGGTTATTTAACATCAGAAAATTTACAACAACTTATTGATAATGATACAGAAATTTATGTTTGTGGCGGTCAATCATTTATTAATTCTAT
- a CDS encoding phosphatase PAP2 family protein gives MKKIFGMVILYVLLIALLISIITGNISRIDQNVYQGLHKYLDSDFLNLILSMLSTIFEPFNCLIMVLIILAILFFVNRAKFWLLGFWSFCVFLIGTIMKYAIERPRPSTHFDGYSFPSMHVLSVCLVVSLVILVTRSKWAKVIGVLLVAGIIVSRIFVHAHYFSDTIGSLIVISIMLLTLNHQHLNAISHNKKQASEPNTYNE, from the coding sequence ATGAAAAAGATTTTTGGGATGGTTATCCTCTATGTGTTGCTAATTGCATTATTAATCTCGATTATAACTGGCAACATTAGTAGAATAGATCAAAACGTATATCAAGGGCTACATAAATATTTAGATAGTGACTTTTTAAACCTTATATTAAGTATGTTATCGACTATTTTCGAACCATTTAATTGTTTGATTATGGTACTAATTATTTTAGCAATACTATTCTTTGTTAATAGAGCTAAATTTTGGTTATTAGGTTTTTGGAGTTTTTGTGTATTTTTAATCGGTACAATAATGAAATATGCTATTGAGAGACCTAGACCATCAACTCATTTCGATGGCTATAGTTTTCCAAGTATGCATGTGTTGAGTGTTTGTTTAGTTGTCAGTTTAGTAATTTTAGTAACGCGTAGTAAATGGGCTAAAGTAATTGGTGTATTACTAGTTGCTGGTATCATTGTTTCAAGAATATTTGTACATGCTCATTATTTCTCAGACACCATTGGTAGTTTAATTGTAATTAGCATTATGTTGTTAACGTTAAACCATCAACATTTAAATGCAATATCACATAATAAAAAGCAAGCATCTGAACCCAACACTTATAATGAATGA